A stretch of DNA from Parvularcula bermudensis HTCC2503:
ACGGACGTCCGCTGGTGTAATCCCTAAGGCTGCTCCGGCGTCGGGTCGATACTCGACTTCGATTTCGGGAACGTAGGTTAGGTGTTGTGCATGCACGTCCGCGGCGCCGTCGATTTGAGCCAGGTGCTCTTCGACTTCGGCAGCCTTGGAGATGAGCGTGTCGAGATCCGGTCCGGAAATGCGGACCACGATCGATGCGCTGGTTCCCGTCAAGACTTCCTTGATCCGTTCCCGGAGGTAGGTGAGAAGATCCCGATAGAGTCCGGGGTAGCCGTCCACCACCGCCTGAAGTTCTTCGACCTTCGCTTCGTAATCGACCTCGGGGTCGAGACTGATCCAAAGTTCTGTGAAATCGATCCCCACAACCTCGTCCGCCACCTCCGCACGCCCGACATGGGCTCCGAAATTCCGGACGCCGTCGACCGATTGTAGTTCGTCCGACGCCCTCATGGTGATACGATTCATTGCCGGAAGCGACGTTCCAGGCCGTTCGAGCCAGTGCATCAGAAAATCGTACTCGCGGAATTTCGGGAGCAACTCCTGGCCCAGGAAGGGATAGATCGCACACGCGGCGGCGACCGAAAGACCCAGTGCCGTCATGGCCGCGCGGGGACGGAAAAGCAGACGCTTCAGCGATCCTTCGTAGGAAGATTTCAGTGTCCTCACCAAGCGGGAGTCACGTTGTTGCTGTGCCGTGTTCCTGGGCAGCAACAAAAGGGCGAGAGCCGGGGTTACGGTCAATGCAACCGCGAGCGAGGCGCCGATCGCCGTGATGTAGGTAAGCGCAAGCGGCTTGAAGAAGGTGCCTGTAAGGCCCGTCAGTGTAAAGACGGGAACAAGTGCGGCAGCCACCAGCAAGCTCCCGAAAACCACGGCCGAACGGACCTCCGTCGAGGCATCGCGTACGACAGCGAATGACGACCTCGGAAATCCCGTTTCGGCATTCAGTCGGAGCCGACGGACTATGTTTTCGACATCAATGATAGCGTCGTCGACGACTTCGCCCAGCGCGATCACGAGGCCTGCCAAGACCATTGTATTGATGACGCCGCCTGCCGCCTGCAGGACGAGCGCCGCGGTAAGTAGCGACAGTGGAATCGCGGTGATGCTGATCAGCGCCGATCGCCAGTCGCTCAGGAAAAGCAACAAAACCACTATTACCAGACCACAGCCGATCAGGAGCGCGTGATTGAGGTTGGCAATCGAGTTCTCGATATACGTCGCTGGTCTGAAGATCGTAGGATCGACCCTCACACCCTCGAGAGCAGGCATCAGGTCATCGAGCGCCGCCTCAACACCACGCGTGACGTCGAGCGTGTTACCCCATGGCTGTTTTTCGACGATCAGCAGGATGCCAGGGGCACCATCGACGATCGCATCACCGATCGGCGGCGGCGACCCCTCCACTACGCGTGCGACATCGCCCATTCGAATAGGCATCCCACCACGATTAGACACAAGAACGCGTTCCAGATCCTCTGTCGTCTGAACAGCGGGCACATGCGTTACCGATAGTCGTTGGTTGGCGCCTTCTACGAATGATCCGCCTGTAACCGCGACCGCATTCGATGCCGCCAAGCGAAGATCGTCGATGGTCAGTCCGAAACCGCTCAGTTGGGTTGGATCAGCGACAATCTGAAATTCGCGATCGCGTTGTCCCCAAACCGCGACATTTGCAACACCGGGGACCGACATGAGGCGCGGTCTCACGGTCCAGACCGCCAGCGTGGAGAGCTCCATCTGAGACAGCGTGTCTGACTGCATCCCGATTTTCAGAACGCGACTCGTCGAAGACAAAGGAGATAATAGCACCGGCGCACGTGCCGCCGTCGGCAGCGTTGGTGTCGCAAGCGCCACCCTTTCCTGCACGAGTTGACGTGCCTCCATGAGATCGACATTGCGGTCGAAGATCACCTTCACCGACGAAAGACCGAGTACGGATTTAGACCGGATGGTGTCCAGCCAGGCGACACCATTGACGGCGTTTTCGAGGGGGGCAGTGACAAGTTCCTCGACTTCCAGGGCCGAGAGCCCCGGCGCTTCGGTCTGTATCTCGACCAGCGGTGCGGCAAATTCCGGAAAAACGTCGAGCGGCGCATTGCCCAGACCGCGAACGCCGAAGACCACGAGCGCTATCGCAAGAGCCACCGTGATGAAGCGAAGCTTGAGCGCCGTAGAGATGATACCCTGAATCATTTACCGATCCCAAATTCTGTGCCGGCCAGCTCAGCCACGCCGACCGTCACGACATCGGTACCAGCGCCAGGTCCCACTGAGAGGAAGGCATCATCCTGCTCGACGAAAGCGACCCGGACCCTTCGACGCGCGAAACGAGACTGCGCGATGCGTTCGTACACCCACGTTCCTCCATAGATGTCGCGGAACAGGGCCGACTGCGGAATGACCAAATGGTCTGCGGCTTCACCCACGCCAAGAGCCACATCGACCGGCACTCCCACATACCAAGTCGCTGGAATCGATTCAGGTTTGACGAAAACGTTTGTGACATTTCCGCCAGCCCCCTGAGTGGGCGCCATGCCGACACGCCTGCCGATCACAGGCGCGCCATTCGCCTGTCCAATCTGCGTGATGACAGCGTCGCCATGCCCAATAACTCCGACTTCCGTGGCGAGAACCGCCACCCGGACGATCAGTCGGTCCGTATCGACCATGCGGAATAACGGGTCGCCGGCCTTCACCGATTGCCCGGGACCCACCGAATATGATGCAATCGTCCCACCGATCGGCGCACGAACGGCGATACCTCCCGCCTGCCCCCCGTTCAATCTCGCCCTTTCGCTGTTGTATGCGGCCTCTGCACGTGCAACCTCTGCCTCGGCAAGTTCCCGCTCTTCCGCACTCGCGCCTTGCACCGCAATCAGCTCCTCCGTACGCTGCAAGCGTGCTCGTGCGTTTTCCAACTCTTTTTGGAGAACCGCGAGGTTCTCGACAGGACTGATGCCGGCGGGCGCAGACCCCAGCGCAACCAGCGACAGCACCCGGTCACCGCTGGCGATCGTCGCCCCTGTGGGAACCCATTCCAGGTCGGTCGATGCAACGATGGCATCGAATGGCGCTGCGATCTGCGTGCTGGCGCCCGGCGCCGCCTCAATGGTACCCGGAAAGGACCGTCTCGCCGCCACGTGCCGCGTCGAAACGGGTTGGGTTTCGATCCCTAACCGGATAATCGCGTCATCGGTCAATGACAGCGTCGTCAGTTCTTCTTCGGGCCTGGCCCCGGCGACGGTGGCTGGCGCTTCCTTCGTGGGTGCCGCCGCTTCGCCGCCGCAGCTAGCCAGTATGACAAACGCTGCGATTCCATATAGTGAGCGCCTCATCGTTCGCCCTTTCCTGGGGTTGGCAAGAGAGCGGGGCCGGCACCCATAGCATACTGTAGGTCCGCCCATGCCATCGCTGCGGCGGCGGCAGTGTCGGCTTTAGCCTGCTGTATGGCGACGAGGTCACGGCGGGCTATCAATACATCGGTCAAGGTCGCCCGCCCGAGTTCAAATGACTTTTGGGTGAGCGTCAGTCGATGTTCCGCAGACGGTAAAATATCATTGGCATAGTCTGCGTCCTGCTGCAGGGCGTTTTGATACGCGAGCCGCGCCGAGGTGACCTCTTCTCTCGCAGTTCGCGATAATGCTTCGAGCCGTGCTTCGCTTTCCTCAACTCGGGCGGCGGCCCGGCGACGCGCCGCCTGGCCGCGATCGAATATGGGAATCGCCAGACCGCCGCCCCCGCTGAATTGTAGTGGCTCGGAAGGTTGCTTTGCGAGATCAACATAACCACTCGGCGCCAGAGCGTCGACAACACGGCCGTGGCCATCGCGCAGAGCAGCTTGCCGGCGTCGTTGCGCGGCCAGGACATCGGGCCGGGCGGAAAGTGCCGCGTCGATTAGGCCAGACAAGGAAGGAAGCTGGCTGTTCGGCGGCGCCATTTCTTCGCTCAAGGTCGCGTCACCGAGAGGCATACCTAAATAGGCTTCCAATGCCGCTTTAGCGATCTCCGCGTCCGCCCGAGCACGCTCTGCCGCAGCGCTGGCTGCAAGCGCGGTCGACCGGGCGGCCACGGCATTCAGCCCGGTGCCACGTCCGACATCTGCAGAATTCCGTGCGATGTTAGCGAGTTGCCCGAGCGCGTCGGCATCGGCTGCCAGCAGGACCGCCCGACGCTCAGCGGCCTGCGCCACAGTGAAAGCATGTCGAACATCCCGGATGAGCGTGATGCTTGCGTGCAAAGTATCAAGCTCGGCCGCTTCAAGCCTTGCTCGCGCTGCTGCGATCTTCGGGCCCCTCGTTAGAAAATCAAACGGCACGACGATCGATCCTTCGACAACACCAGCGCCGACTGGGTCGAGAAGGGTCAGGGTAGGGTTTGGCAGGGTCTGGGCGCCAAGGAGATCCGCGGCCGCAAGCCGCTCACCCGCCGCGGCGATACGCAGTGCGGGATGGTCTCGCAGCGCGACTGCAACGGCGCGGTCAGACGTCAGCGGCCGATCGCTGAGAGGGGCTTCTTCATGTGAGGCGGCGGTGATACCGAAGGCGGATTCGCCCTTCTCACCCTGCTGATGCGCGCAGCCGAGCAGGCTGATCGTCGCCGCGGCAAGAGCCGCACCTCGAAATGACCGCGCGAACTGGACCATAGGGTGTCAGCCTCCCGGAGGAGAGGCTAATGAGGCCCGTTTACGCCCGCCTGAACCCAAGCATACAATCTTGTATAGTTCATCTTCCCAGCGCGGAATGCCTTACACTACGAACGGAAAGACAGGAAACGGACCGGATGCGCGTCTTGATAATCGAAGATGACCACAAGATGGCGCACTATCTAGGTGACGGCTTGACTCGAGAGGGCCATCAGATTCAAGCCATCTCTACCGGGCCCGACGGGCTAGAGATGGCGCTGGCGCAGGACTTTGACGTCGTGGTGCTGGACCGGATGTTGCCTGGACTTGATGGCCTTTCTCTCTTGAAGCGCTTACGTGCGGCAGGTCGCAAAATGCCTGTTCTGCTTCTAACGGCGATGGGCGGTCTCGATGACCGAGTGGAAGGACTTGATGCGGGGGCGGATGATTACTTGGTCAAGCCTTTCGCATTTTCCGAAGCATATGCACGGCTCAATGCACTCGTTCGGCGCCCTCCAATTGCCGGCAATCCCACCACGTTGACGGCTGCTGATCTTCACATGGATCTCATCGCCCGAACGGTTTCGCGCGGCGGCGTTTCCCTCGATCTCGGACCGAAGGAGTTTCTGCTTCTTGAAATTCTACTCCGGAATAAGAACCGTGTCATGACGAAAACAATGCTGCTTGAACGTGTTTGGAGTTTTCATTTCGACCCTCAGACGTCTTTGGTGGAAACCCATATCAGCCGCCTCCGGGCCAAAATCGATCGACCCTTCGCGTCCGCGCTCGTCGAGACCGTTAGGGGAGCAGGCTATGTCATCAGGGCATCCTGAGCCTCTACGGCGCGATCCCTTCATACGGCTGACGTTCATCGTGTCCGCAATCTTCATCGGCGTATTTGCCACCACAGCACTTATCGGTTGGGGCGTGGTGAGAGAGGCGCTCCACGCGCGCGTGACGGCCGAGACAAGGGCCGGGCTCGCGGATCTGGTCGACCGCTTCGAGATGGGGGGGCCGGAATCGGCAGCCAGCTTTTTGAGCACGAGGCTCAACAATGGCAGAGTCGAACATGTCGCCGGAACGGTTGTCGACCCTGAAGGCGCGGTTGTCGGCGGCGTCGCCCTGATCCTTCCGTCCGATGATGGCTTCACAAGACGATCGGCGACCGACCTCAATGCGAAAATCGATGAGGATATATTCTTTGTAGGTACAGCCACACGCGACAGATATCGCCTCGCCTACGCCTATTCGTTCGATGAGGCGGATGCAATCGGAACGCTTGTGGCGGTGACATTCGGGGTATCGACCTTCGTCGCGACGCTCGCGGCAATCGGCGGCGCGCTCACGCTATCTCGAGGCTTCCGCCGGCGCTTACGATGCATTGAATCAGCTTTTGCCGCTGCTGCTGGTGGCGATTTCACGGCCCGCGCTGACGTCATTGGCAAGCACGATGCGCTTGATGCACTGGCGGAAAGCACAAACCGGTCGATCGGCGATCTCGGCGAGAACATGGCAAGAGTAAAGCGGGTGACGGATGACATCGCACACGAACTTCGGACGCCCATCGGCCGAACGCTGATTCTCATTGAGGAGGCGCAAAGGCAGACTGTTGACGCCAATTCGCTGGGCCGGCTCGCCGAAGCGCACCGCGAACTCCTCCATTTAGCGGGAACTTTTGAC
This window harbors:
- a CDS encoding efflux RND transporter permease subunit codes for the protein MIQGIISTALKLRFITVALAIALVVFGVRGLGNAPLDVFPEFAAPLVEIQTEAPGLSALEVEELVTAPLENAVNGVAWLDTIRSKSVLGLSSVKVIFDRNVDLMEARQLVQERVALATPTLPTAARAPVLLSPLSSTSRVLKIGMQSDTLSQMELSTLAVWTVRPRLMSVPGVANVAVWGQRDREFQIVADPTQLSGFGLTIDDLRLAASNAVAVTGGSFVEGANQRLSVTHVPAVQTTEDLERVLVSNRGGMPIRMGDVARVVEGSPPPIGDAIVDGAPGILLIVEKQPWGNTLDVTRGVEAALDDLMPALEGVRVDPTIFRPATYIENSIANLNHALLIGCGLVIVVLLLFLSDWRSALISITAIPLSLLTAALVLQAAGGVINTMVLAGLVIALGEVVDDAIIDVENIVRRLRLNAETGFPRSSFAVVRDASTEVRSAVVFGSLLVAAALVPVFTLTGLTGTFFKPLALTYITAIGASLAVALTVTPALALLLLPRNTAQQQRDSRLVRTLKSSYEGSLKRLLFRPRAAMTALGLSVAAACAIYPFLGQELLPKFREYDFLMHWLERPGTSLPAMNRITMRASDELQSVDGVRNFGAHVGRAEVADEVVGIDFTELWISLDPEVDYEAKVEELQAVVDGYPGLYRDLLTYLRERIKEVLTGTSASIVVRISGPDLDTLISKAAEVEEHLAQIDGAADVHAQHLTYVPEIEVEYRPDAGAALGITPADVRRATSTLLSGERVGQIYADQIPVNVVIRGPHAIATSFESLRELRLMAPNGDLVPLTTVANVTVQPSPNGITRENASRRIDVSVNAVGRPVGAVAQDVEAALAGIVFEQGYFPELLGEYAELSAARSTLFTAMGAAFIAIFLILHALFGSVRVAIIIIACLGGALFGGVLGALIGGGVVSLGSLIGFVTVLGIAARTSVMMISHFRHLEEVEDVPFGPDLVAQGAEERLAPILMTACTTGLALLPLIVGGVKAGQEIEYPMAIVILSGLAFSVLVNLLLLPPLYLRFGRRPERSPEESAPLRNEGVHAA
- a CDS encoding efflux RND transporter periplasmic adaptor subunit, with the protein product MRRSLYGIAAFVILASCGGEAAAPTKEAPATVAGARPEEELTTLSLTDDAIIRLGIETQPVSTRHVAARRSFPGTIEAAPGASTQIAAPFDAIVASTDLEWVPTGATIASGDRVLSLVALGSAPAGISPVENLAVLQKELENARARLQRTEELIAVQGASAEERELAEAEVARAEAAYNSERARLNGGQAGGIAVRAPIGGTIASYSVGPGQSVKAGDPLFRMVDTDRLIVRVAVLATEVGVIGHGDAVITQIGQANGAPVIGRRVGMAPTQGAGGNVTNVFVKPESIPATWYVGVPVDVALGVGEAADHLVIPQSALFRDIYGGTWVYERIAQSRFARRRVRVAFVEQDDAFLSVGPGAGTDVVTVGVAELAGTEFGIGK
- a CDS encoding TolC family protein; the encoded protein is MVQFARSFRGAALAAATISLLGCAHQQGEKGESAFGITAASHEEAPLSDRPLTSDRAVAVALRDHPALRIAAAGERLAAADLLGAQTLPNPTLTLLDPVGAGVVEGSIVVPFDFLTRGPKIAAARARLEAAELDTLHASITLIRDVRHAFTVAQAAERRAVLLAADADALGQLANIARNSADVGRGTGLNAVAARSTALAASAAAERARADAEIAKAALEAYLGMPLGDATLSEEMAPPNSQLPSLSGLIDAALSARPDVLAAQRRRQAALRDGHGRVVDALAPSGYVDLAKQPSEPLQFSGGGGLAIPIFDRGQAARRRAAARVEESEARLEALSRTAREEVTSARLAYQNALQQDADYANDILPSAEHRLTLTQKSFELGRATLTDVLIARRDLVAIQQAKADTAAAAAMAWADLQYAMGAGPALLPTPGKGER
- a CDS encoding response regulator transcription factor, with amino-acid sequence MRVLIIEDDHKMAHYLGDGLTREGHQIQAISTGPDGLEMALAQDFDVVVLDRMLPGLDGLSLLKRLRAAGRKMPVLLLTAMGGLDDRVEGLDAGADDYLVKPFAFSEAYARLNALVRRPPIAGNPTTLTAADLHMDLIARTVSRGGVSLDLGPKEFLLLEILLRNKNRVMTKTMLLERVWSFHFDPQTSLVETHISRLRAKIDRPFASALVETVRGAGYVIRAS
- a CDS encoding sensor histidine kinase encodes the protein MSSGHPEPLRRDPFIRLTFIVSAIFIGVFATTALIGWGVVREALHARVTAETRAGLADLVDRFEMGGPESAASFLSTRLNNGRVEHVAGTVVDPEGAVVGGVALILPSDDGFTRRSATDLNAKIDEDIFFVGTATRDRYRLAYAYSFDEADAIGTLVAVTFGVSTFVATLAAIGGALTLSRGFRRRLRCIESAFAAAAGGDFTARADVIGKHDALDALAESTNRSIGDLGENMARVKRVTDDIAHELRTPIGRTLILIEEAQRQTVDANSLGRLAEAHRELLHLAGTFDSLLTIAQIENRNRRDRYGILDLRDIATRVYEAFDPVADAADHCLRLEVSSEAVCVKGDEDLLLRVLANLLENAIRHTNSGTAIVLRATSAADNAQLIVTDNGHGIPADDCERMTERFARLSPERAPGGTGLGLALVKAVAIAHDGTLLLDDANPGLRVTLTIPLVR